A window of Apus apus isolate bApuApu2 unplaced genomic scaffold, bApuApu2.pri.cur manual_scaffold_72_ctg1, whole genome shotgun sequence genomic DNA:
acttAGGAACCCCCTGATGACCTCTAGAAGCTCCTTAATTGCAACTAGGAAGCCCCTTATTGCCACtgagaccccctaattacccctaggaaccaATTAATTGCCCCTAACAACCCCCCACTTGCCCCTGGGACCCCGAATTGCCCATAGGAACCCCCTCATTGCCACTGGGACCTGCTAATTACCATTAGGAACCAATTAATTACCCCAAGAAACCCCAAACTTACCcataggaaccccctaattTCCCCTGGGACCCGCTAATTACCGTAAGGAACCACCTAATTACCCCaagaaaccccctaattgcccctaggaatcccctaattgccactgggaccccctaattgacctttggacccattaattaacccCAGGAACCTCCTCATTGTCACTTGGACACCACATTTACCCctacgaacccctctaattgcctctagaaacgccctatttacacctaggaaccccctaattacccctaggaaccccctcattttccctaggaatcccctaattgCACCTAGAagccccctaattgcccctaggaactccctaattaccctcaggaaccccctaattgcccctaggaatcccctaattgccacttggaccccctaattacccctaggaatcccctaaacatcctggggaccccctaattgacactgggaccccctaattacccctaagAACACCCTTATTGCCACTTGGACCCTCTAACTACCCATAGGAACCCCataattgcccctaggaaccccctaattgccactaggaaccccctaattgcccctaggaaccccctaattgtcactgggagcccctCATTACCACTAGGAAACCCCTAAATATCCTGGGGACTGCCTAATTGAACTTTGGACCCCCTCATTaaccctaggaaccccctaactGCCACTGGCACCCCCTAATTGCCCATAGGAACCCCCTCATTTCCCCTCAGACCCACTAATTACCATTAGGAACCATCTCATTACCCCAAGAAACCCactaattgcccctaggaactccctaattgccactaggaagcccctaattgtcactgggagcccctaattacccctaggaacaccctaattgccactgggaccccctaattacccctaggaatcccctaaatatcctggggaccccctaattgccactgggaccccATAATTACCCCTAAGAACACCCTTATTGCCACTTGGACCCTCTAACTACCCATAGGAACCccataattgcctctaggaacccctaattacacctaggaacacCCCCCACTCCCCCTCCCCAATGACCCCCCAGAGCCTCCAGAGGACACATTTAAAGGACACAGAGGGAGAGCAAAGACAGACCCTTTATTGGAGTCAtgctgggggggcagcccccagcaggtGAGCCCCCTTGGATGGGGCGGGGGGGTTACAGGGTCTGGGGGGGGTGGTCCTGGGACGAGGGGGGGTCCCAGGGGGCTGCCCGCAGGGGGGTTCAGctgctctcctccaggctgaggCGGTCGAACAGGTACTCAGCCAGGCCCCCAGGggccccccccggcccgggcCCCCCTGCCAGGCGCCGCAGGTTGGTCAGGTGGTCGCCCAGTGCCTTGATGGCCTTGACCTGCTCATCCAGGTAGTGGGACTCGAGGAAGTCgcagagctgtggggagacGGGGGGGTCAGGTGGGAccaggagggagctggagggtAGGGAGAGGAGTTTGGGGTGGCCCTCAGGGTGGGCAGGGACCCCCAGGAACTGCTGGAGATCCCAAAGGATAGGTAGGGACTGGAACAGGGAGCGCTGGGGGCAGCTGGCCATCCCAAGGGATGcgcagggagcaggacagggacCCTCCAGCAAGACCCCAATGGGATGAGAGTGGAGAAAAGACCACGGGGACGCCTCCAGCAGCGCAGGGAAGGGgtgttttggggcagggggtgaCTCACGTGGGGGTCCCCCTTCTCGCCAGCCAGGCGGTGCAGCTCCAGCAGCGCCTGGTTCACCGACTTCTCCAGCTCCAGCGCCGCCTCCAGCGCCTCCAGCGCGGAGCCCCAGGCGTCGCGCTCCGGCTTCTGGGGGGCGCAGAGGGACGCGGTCAGACCTCCGggcccccccagcagcccagccccctgcaccccagcccGGCCGCCCCACCTTGACGTCGTGCAGCAACACGCGGCCCCCGCGGCGCGTCTGGAAGCGCAGGAGCCGCTCGGCGTGTTCCCGCTCCTCGTGCGACTGCGCCCGCAGGAACCGGCTCAGCCGCGGCAGCGCCACGTCGTCCCGCTCGAAGTAGGACGCCTGCGGGCACAGGGGCTCAGGGGAAGCACCCCGGGAGACCCCCACCCACCGCCCAGCTCCCGCGAGCCTCCCCACCCCCCGCCCTGCCACGTTCCCCTTATCTTGCCCTTGCAGGCAGCACcgccctgggctgcaggaggggggaGTCGCTTGGGGGGTCCCTCAGCTCCAGGGGGGTCTCTCCATCCCCACGGGCCCCTGGGCATCCCGCCAACCCGAGGGGGTCCCACTGCCTCCGGGGGGGGAGGTCCCTCGGTTCCCAGGGGGGTCCCACAGCCCTGGAAGTCCCACCACCCTGAGGGGTGTTCCTCAGCAACCAGGGGGTTCCTCTTCCCTGGAGGGTCCCCACCACCCCGGGGGAGCTTCTCTGCTCCCGAGGGGCTCCCACCCCCCCTTGGGGGCATCCCTCTGCTCTAGGGGGGttcccctctgctcctggggGCAGTGGCACCACTCTGGGGGGTGTCCCTCAGCTCCCGGGGGAGTCTCTCAGCTCTGGGAGGGGGTCCCACTGCCCGGGAGGGGTTCCCACCATGGAGAGGTAGACGTAGGAGGCGTGGAGCTCCATGTTGGCCATGCGGTTGACGGCGGCCTCGCAGTCGCGGTGGTAGTTCTGGCGGACCTGGGAGTCCATGGcagccgggcgggcgggcggacggacggacggacggacggcggggcgggagcggccggTTCCGTTCAAGCACTGTTGAAGCGAGAACGCGGCTCTGCCCGCACAAAGCCCCGCGGGAGGGTTTTATctgcgggcggcggcgggcggggaaAGGGGCCCGGGACTGTCCCCTCCCCCCCGGCAGCCGGGGAGGGGaccccagccccccctcccccccggaAGGACCCGCGGTGGCCTTGGCCCTTGTCCCTGTTTGTCACACGCTCCGAGTCAGCGTGACTGGGCAggacgggggggggggtcctACCCCgcctctgctcccccccccGCCAAGGGTACCCCCATCTCCCCAAGCCCAGGAAGGCACAAGGAGGCTGGAAAAAAGGTGGAGGGAGAGTtggggggcagccctggggagagaagagttgggggcagcccgggggggAGGGGCAGGTAACGCTGGCGCTGACCcccctggtgaggctgcaacTGCGCGTTCGTTAGAGTTGAATGAACTGGGGTCATGATGGGGGGGCGGGACACAAAGGAGCTGATTCAGCCCCTGAGGCCATGAAAGAGGAACCGGGCCCCACAGCGGAGCTGACTCGGGGGTTTCAGCTGCCCCAGGAACATGGAGGGGGGGGGTCGGGGGTGtcgtgcccccccccccccccccagggcccGGCTCCCCCGTTTCAGCCGTTCTCAGGGGTCCCGGCTGGGTTGGGGAGGGCTGTAGCTGAAGAAAGCACCCtgaaaagggagggaaaggggtgtcagggagggctgggggggcagacCCCCCCCCATCCTGGGGCTGAGCACCCCCCGGCTCACCCAGCCCCCCTGGTCCCGAATCCAGGCGGAGAGACGCCCCTGCAGGAAGGACACGGCCCAGCCCATGATGGCCTGGAGGGAGCGGCCCCCCAACAGCGCCTGGGGGGGCAACAGGCATCTGAGCGTCAGACCCCCCTCCACCAGGCATCTGGGGACCCCCCCAGGGCTCCCCCCAACTCCCAGAGGACCCAGGTGTCTGGGGACCCCCCCGGGGACCCGGGCCCACCTGCAGGACCACCCTGTAGGTGAAGTAGAAGAAAACCACGACCCGGCCCCAGTTGATCCCGTCCTGGAAAAGCTGCTCCGAGACCTcggccagggcaggcaggggggggCGGCCGGCCAGGACCCCCAccaggctgggggcagggtgggcagcagtgaggtgggggggggtgttggtTCTGGGGGGGTCCGGGGGCAGCCCAGGGATCTCACCTGTCCATCTCGGGGTCCTGGCTCAGGCGGTGCCAGACCCGGAGGGCGGCCACTCGCAGGGAGGACACGGGGGGCTCCTCGGGCCCCCCCTCCTcgcccccccccagctcctcagggGACacgggccggggcagccccccttcctgctgcagcagggagtgcacaaagctggggagggggctggagaaggggaggatCCCCCCGCAGCTCCCCCCCGAGCGGGGGAACCCCTCGACTCACCCCCGCAGCAGGGCCCCCCCGATCCGCACGATGCAGGAGATGCTCTGGGCGCCTGGGGGGGAGGaacacagagcagagaaaggggggaggggggggggaccACCACCttcacacacacccccccccagaCGGGACCCAaacctccaccaccaccaccacattcAGAAGTGAAAGTGAAAGTAACGGTAAAGTTCCCTggccccccccctccacccccgtACCTGCCCCCCACGAGGTCTCCAGGAGCcccctgtcctcctgcccctccatcctgcaccccagcacccacagggctcccccccccgccccctaCATCTGCACATCCGTCCCCCCCAGCAAGGGCAGGGCCAGGGACACACCCCTGGGGCTCCACCAAGGGGTTCTGGGGGGGACGTATGgcagttgggggggggggacaccaAGGGAGTTTGAGGGCTGTGGGAGAGCCCAGGGatggggggtttggggggggaCACGGTGGGGGCCTCGGGCCAACACAAAGCAGCACGAGGCTCcgtttccccttttattttgaCATTGAAGTTCCCGAGATACAAAACACGgtacaaaagaaaaggaaaatcaaaccataaaaaagaaaaactaaaaaatttaaaaaagaaaaaaaaatcaaaagacaaTCTGGGGGGAAAGGCAGGACCACCCTCCcccccaggcagagggaggggaggatGGGGCCCCCCCATGACGTCATTATTTTGTGACATCATTTCATGACATCATCCCCAAGAGCACCgagggagagggggggaggtcactgcagctcctgggggaCACTGATTGCGAGGGGGGGGAACAAAGGGGGTGTAAACAGGGGGTTCAGACCCCCCCCCACCCTGAGAGCCCCCGCAGGGAGGGGGCCCTGCCCCAGGGGGAGGGGGGTATTGCACCTGGGGGGGCCTTCGTGGGGCATGAGCCCCCAATAAATACCTgacctgcagccacagctgcagccctcccaccccccaccccccagccctatttcttttttttttttttggggggggggttacAGAAACACCCCCCACCCATCCCCTCCATatggggggggcaggggctggaacCCCTCACTCAAAGCACCACGAGTCCTGGGGTCAAACCACAccgggggctgcagcccccccacccctgggCATCAGGCAGGGGGTGGAGAAGGTCTGGGGGGGGCCACAGCTGCCCGGGGGTGGGGGCATCTCAGCCCCCCAAAACTTGGGGGTGAGTCCTAACGAAGTCCTGTTCGTTAAAAAGCCCCCCTCCCAAAGGCACAGTGCccggggggctggagggggggtCAGCACCATCCCTGCCAGCAGGGGCCAGTCCTTGCGAGGGGGGTAGAGAGTGGTGGGAaggggcacagggtgggggggggggctgcgaCCCCCCCCTCAAGTCTATGACATCTTCCAGATGGTGAGTGAAGCCGTGAGGACACCGGCGGCGAAGATGGTGATGGTCTGCCAAGTGGGGGTGCCAAAGTAGGACAGGAGCCCTTCctggggggggacacacacggGGGTGGCATCAGAGCCAGCGGCCCCcactccctccccccctcccccataAAGCCCCTTTCCCTGGGGGAGCAGCCACAGGGAAGGGGTGAGGGGCAAAGCGGGTGTCAAAGGAGTCCCCATTTAGGTGGGATGAAGCTTTGAGAACAGTAAAGCAACCAAGAGGGAGGAAGGGTTGGGGGTCCTGAAATGGGGCTGGTgtccccccccatccccaggcccgggggggctgcagggactcACCCATCCCCCCTGGGCCTGGATCCAGGCCAGGACGTGGTCCCTCAGGTACTCCAGCGTCCAGCTCAGGATGGTCCGGACCAGCTCGGGGACCTTGGTGCAGAGTGCCTGTGGAGAGGGGGAGGTCagggggggcccggggggcgcGGAGGGGTCCGAGGTGGGGGGGCCGGGGTCCTACCTTCAGCACCAGTTTGCAGGCAAAGTAGAAGAGGGCGACAACGCGGCCCCAGTTGAAGGTTCCGTCCGCAAACATCTCGGCAGCCACTCGGAAGAAAAGCTCCTTGGGGGCCTGGCAGCCGACCTGCTCGATCATtctggggagggggcggcggggacAGTCAGCACAGGGCGAGGGGCGGCACCGCGGAGGGGTCCCcgctgtgtgtgtgtccccccaaACCTCTGCAGCTCCGTGTTGCTGTCCAGCTCGTCCCCGATGCGCCGCAGACACTCGCTCAGCCGCTTGGTCTCGGGGCTGATGGGCTGCGGCGCCCCCAGCTCCGCCTGGCTCAGCGCCACCGCCTGCGCGTCCCCGCAGCGCTCCACGCGGTCCCGGATGAACCtgggggggcggcggggacACCCCGGGGCGCTGGGAGGCGGCCGGCGggccccccgccccagccccctCGGGGgttgccccctccccagctccttcctgccccagccccccactCACCCGTGCAGCAGGATCGACCCGGTCCGCATGATCTGGTCCGACGAAGCCCCTGCGGAGAGCGGGGCGCTGGCTCGGGAGGCGCGGGGACGGGCCCGGGGCGACCCCCGGCAGGACCGGGCCGCGACCCCCCCCCCGCTCCAGCCCCACCGAGACCCCCCCCGGCGCCCCCCCGGG
This region includes:
- the LOC127396323 gene encoding ferritin, higher subunit-like, giving the protein MDSQVRQNYHRDCEAAVNRMANMELHASYVYLSMASYFERDDVALPRLSRFLRAQSHEEREHAERLLRFQTRRGGRVLLHDVKKPERDAWGSALEALEAALELEKSVNQALLELHRLAGEKGDPHLCDFLESHYLDEQVKAIKALGDHLTNLRRLAGGPGPGGAPGGLAEYLFDRLSLEESS
- the LOC127396322 gene encoding apoptosis regulator BAX-like isoform X2; translation: MEGQEDRGLLETSWGAGAQSISCIVRIGGALLRGFVHSLLQQEGGLPRPVSPEELGGGEEGGPEEPPVSSLRVAALRVWHRLSQDPEMDSLVGVLAGRPPLPALAEVSEQLFQDGINWGRVVVFFYFTYRVVLQALLGGRSLQAIMGWAVSFLQGRLSAWIRDQGGWGAFFSYSPPQPSRDP
- the LOC127396322 gene encoding apoptosis regulator BAX-like isoform X1, whose translation is MWWWWWRFGSRLGGGVCEGGGPPPLPPFSALCSSPPGAQSISCIVRIGGALLRGFVHSLLQQEGGLPRPVSPEELGGGEEGGPEEPPVSSLRVAALRVWHRLSQDPEMDSLVGVLAGRPPLPALAEVSEQLFQDGINWGRVVVFFYFTYRVVLQALLGGRSLQAIMGWAVSFLQGRLSAWIRDQGGWGAFFSYSPPQPSRDP
- the LOC127396322 gene encoding apoptosis regulator BAX-like isoform X3, with the translated sequence MWWWWWRFGSRLGGGVCEGGGPPPLPPFSALCSSPPGAQSISCIVRIGGALLRGFVHSLLQQEGGLPRPVSPEELGGGEEGGPEEPPVSSLRVAALRVWHRLSQDPEMDSLVGVLAGRPPLPALAEVSEQLFQDGINWGRVVVFFYFTYRVVLQGAFFSYSPPQPSRDP
- the LOC127396321 gene encoding apoptosis regulator BAX-like — translated: MAAAAQRGGSGGDAGGGSGGREPDPPPGGGGASSDQIMRTGSILLHGFIRDRVERCGDAQAVALSQAELGAPQPISPETKRLSECLRRIGDELDSNTELQRMIEQVGCQAPKELFFRVAAEMFADGTFNWGRVVALFYFACKLVLKALCTKVPELVRTILSWTLEYLRDHVLAWIQAQGGWEGLLSYFGTPTWQTITIFAAGVLTASLTIWKMS